In one window of Notolabrus celidotus isolate fNotCel1 chromosome 15, fNotCel1.pri, whole genome shotgun sequence DNA:
- the LOC117826927 gene encoding proenkephalin-A-like — MAAPAHSSSSSSSSVWMLVLGVCVSVVVGSDCGKECALCVYRLLGQQSTLSSLTCSLECKGGLDSQKLRLCRDFLLAEDSHAGLDLDPHEQQEQEVAAALSPDDDDTTSPEHQLAKKYGGFMKRYGGFMSRRSSSSPEGALEDPGNQDEEDIRLEILRFLNAAAEHGGEGEGQGGEEVKRYGGFMRRAEEGAARSDLLEAVLGRGLKKRYGGFMRRVGRPEWLVDSSKSGGVLKRAWENSSELQKRYGGFMD; from the exons ATGGCGGCCCCcgctcacagcagcagcagcagcagcagcagcgtgtgGATGCTGGTCCTgggggtgtgtgtgtccgtggTCGTGGGATCGGACTGTGGGAAGGAGTGTGCACTGTGTGTGTACCGCCTGCTGGGACAACAGTCTACCCTCTCCTCCCTG ACGTGCTCTCTGGAGTGTAAGGGCGGGTTGGACAGCCAGAAGCTCCGCCTGTGCCGGGACTTCCTGTTGGCGGAGGACAGCCACGCCGGCCTGGATCTTGACCCCCATGAACAGCAGGAACAGGAAGTGGCGGCTGCTTTGTCCCCAGATGACGACGACACCACATCACCCGAACACCAGCTGGCCAAGAAGTACGGCGGCTTCATGAAGCGCTATGGTGGTTTCATGTCCcgccgctcctcctcctctccagagGGGGCGCTAGAGGACCCTGGAAACCAGGACGAGGAAGACATACGTCTGGAGATCCTGAGGTTCCtgaatgcagcagcagagcatggcggggagggggagggtcagggaggagaggaggtgaagagataTGGAGGCTTCATGCGCCGCGCTGAAGAGGGGGCGGCACGCAGCGACCTGCTGGAGGCGGTGCTGGGGCGGGGGCTCAAGAAGCGTTATGGGGGGTTCATGAGGCGTGTGGGACGGCCTGAGTGGCTGGTGGACAGCAGCAAGAGTGGAGGGGTGCTGAAACGGGCGTGGGAGAACAGCAGTGAGCTACAGAAGAGGTACGGGGGGTTCATGGACTAG